In the genome of Phycisphaerales bacterium, one region contains:
- a CDS encoding sugar phosphate isomerase/epimerase gives MSPSVIACRVPSYAPFETIAYEHLAGLGLRHVEIPLPALDDVAATRALLLRHGLSASSLHGTCDVSLPDVRARVAAQMPVCAALEANILFVSVKAGETPKTTVYERLHAAGEVAAEHGVTIVLETHPDLVTNAAEALATMRGVNHPHVRINYDTANIFFYNHQVDGVAELQQIVEYVGAVHLKETNGGYRSWHFPALGRGVVRFRETFQVLDDAGFTGPCTLEIEGIEGETKTERLVCDRIAESVGYLRGLGRL, from the coding sequence ATGTCACCCAGTGTGATTGCCTGCCGTGTTCCAAGTTACGCACCATTTGAGACCATTGCCTACGAACACCTGGCGGGGCTCGGGCTGCGGCATGTGGAAATCCCGCTGCCTGCATTGGACGACGTCGCCGCCACACGCGCATTGCTACTCCGCCATGGGCTTAGCGCTTCGTCCCTGCACGGGACGTGTGATGTCAGCTTGCCGGATGTTCGTGCGCGCGTGGCTGCCCAGATGCCCGTATGTGCTGCCCTGGAAGCAAATATTCTCTTCGTGTCCGTGAAGGCCGGTGAGACGCCGAAAACGACGGTATATGAGCGGCTGCACGCCGCGGGCGAGGTGGCGGCAGAACACGGCGTCACAATCGTGTTGGAGACGCACCCGGACCTGGTGACGAATGCCGCGGAAGCCCTCGCCACCATGCGCGGGGTGAATCACCCCCATGTACGGATCAATTACGACACGGCCAACATTTTCTTCTACAACCATCAGGTGGATGGTGTAGCGGAACTGCAACAGATTGTGGAGTACGTCGGAGCAGTCCATCTGAAGGAGACGAACGGCGGTTACCGTAGCTGGCATTTCCCTGCTTTGGGCCGTGGCGTGGTTCGTTTCCGTGAGACTTTCCAAGTGCTTGATGACGCTGGCTTTACGGGACCGTGCACGCTGGAGATCGAAGGAATTGAAGGCGAGACGAAAACCGAACGGCTGGTCTGTGACCGGATTGCGGAGTCGGTTGGTTACTTGCGGGGTCTGGGGCGGCTCTGA
- a CDS encoding PTS sugar transporter subunit IIA — protein sequence MPFGNLSIEELSRHIGMDARIVRKWADKGVLPGQLVGGHWRFNRAEMLEWLQQQMHGLDEEHVRNLERAMRSHECDDELAISVRLALEAIELNLAARSRSSVLKELVRVAERTELVYDSGEITAALEQREALGSTALPKGIAFPHPRRPLPYATAEPLVCLGRIPAGLPFGAPDGRLTDLFVLIVAQDERQHLGLLARLGMIFNTSLPDRLRMVESAAEALEAVREAEMAFVAGRR from the coding sequence ATGCCATTCGGCAATCTCAGCATTGAAGAACTCTCGCGCCACATCGGGATGGATGCGCGCATCGTCCGGAAATGGGCCGACAAGGGCGTGTTGCCCGGTCAGTTGGTAGGTGGGCACTGGCGTTTCAACCGGGCTGAGATGCTTGAATGGCTGCAACAACAGATGCACGGGCTCGACGAGGAACACGTTCGTAACCTCGAGCGTGCCATGCGAAGCCACGAATGCGATGATGAACTTGCAATTTCCGTCCGGCTGGCCTTGGAAGCCATCGAGTTGAACCTCGCGGCACGCTCACGCTCCTCGGTGCTGAAGGAGCTAGTTCGGGTTGCCGAGCGCACCGAGTTGGTCTACGACAGCGGGGAAATCACTGCTGCACTCGAGCAGCGCGAGGCGCTCGGCTCGACGGCCCTACCCAAGGGGATCGCGTTCCCCCACCCGCGCCGGCCCCTGCCCTACGCGACCGCTGAACCGCTGGTGTGTCTCGGCCGCATTCCGGCCGGGCTACCATTTGGCGCTCCGGACGGGCGTTTGACCGACCTTTTTGTCCTGATCGTGGCGCAGGATGAGCGTCAGCACCTGGGGCTGCTGGCACGGCTCGGAATGATTTTCAACACCTCGCTCCCGGACCGCCTACGGATGGTAGAGAGCGCTGCGGAGGCCCTGGAAGCAGTTCGCGAGGCCGAAATGGCCTTTGTGGCGGGGCGCAGGTAA
- a CDS encoding peptidylprolyl isomerase, with amino-acid sequence MQKFFRVCVWLSCGLALAPAIAQDGTPAPTPTPPAGAPTTAPAPVAGAPTTNAASEVAVRVNGEIITEAAVRVFFEDRLKAQGIDPAMMEPMFAQVHDQIVQTLVVNQLLDAEVEKAEIKFTDDEYRARMEQDLQKYMKAQGLTREEIADRIQQQTGKSLDEFMAERSAAQDVRQNFRYAALVEKLFPDRIKISDERAREFYDAERDTRYTQREEVRASHVLVSTQGMSPEQKAEARNKAVTILANARASGADFAALARDNSDCPSKSQGGDLGFFPRQGAMVEPFAAAAYALQVGEISDLVETDFGYHIIKTTERREARVIPFEEARDGIKTQLSEMQLQETLREFAEKLQREAKIEYPPGKEPPPPPAPPTPPTPPSPPAEDTPKSESEQPKPESE; translated from the coding sequence ATGCAGAAGTTCTTCCGGGTGTGCGTGTGGCTGTCTTGCGGGCTGGCGCTGGCGCCGGCCATCGCCCAGGATGGCACACCGGCCCCCACCCCCACGCCGCCGGCGGGTGCGCCCACGACGGCTCCGGCACCAGTCGCCGGCGCGCCGACCACCAACGCGGCGAGCGAAGTCGCCGTGCGGGTCAACGGTGAGATTATTACCGAAGCCGCGGTGCGGGTCTTTTTCGAAGATCGACTGAAGGCGCAGGGTATTGACCCCGCGATGATGGAGCCGATGTTCGCGCAGGTGCACGACCAGATCGTGCAGACACTGGTGGTGAACCAACTGCTCGATGCCGAGGTCGAAAAGGCCGAGATCAAATTCACGGACGACGAGTACCGCGCGCGGATGGAACAGGACCTGCAGAAATACATGAAGGCGCAAGGCCTGACGCGCGAGGAAATCGCCGACCGCATCCAGCAGCAGACCGGCAAGAGTCTGGACGAGTTCATGGCCGAGCGGTCCGCCGCCCAGGATGTCCGGCAGAACTTCCGCTACGCCGCCCTGGTCGAGAAGCTCTTTCCTGACCGGATCAAGATTTCGGATGAGCGGGCGCGCGAGTTCTACGATGCCGAGCGCGACACGCGTTATACCCAGCGTGAGGAAGTGCGCGCCAGTCACGTGCTGGTGAGCACGCAAGGCATGTCACCGGAGCAGAAAGCTGAGGCCCGTAACAAAGCGGTGACGATCCTGGCCAACGCCCGTGCCTCTGGTGCGGACTTCGCAGCGCTGGCCCGAGATAACTCGGACTGCCCATCCAAGAGCCAGGGTGGCGACCTGGGTTTCTTCCCCCGGCAAGGGGCCATGGTGGAGCCGTTCGCGGCTGCGGCCTATGCCCTGCAGGTGGGCGAGATCAGCGATCTCGTTGAAACGGATTTCGGTTATCACATCATCAAGACCACGGAGCGGCGCGAAGCCCGCGTGATCCCCTTCGAAGAAGCCCGCGATGGCATCAAGACGCAATTAAGCGAGATGCAGCTCCAGGAGACGCTGCGGGAGTTCGCGGAGAAACTTCAGCGCGAGGCGAAGATCGAATACCCGCCCGGCAAGGAACCACCACCCCCACCGGCTCCACCGACACCACCGACGCCGCCGAGCCCGCCGGCCGAGGATACTCCCAAGTCGGAGTCTGAGCAGCCGAAGCCCGAATCGGAGTAA
- the fahA gene encoding fumarylacetoacetase: MQSPPAPALRSFIDVAPDSHFPIQNLPYGIFIPQPGELPRVGVAIGEYVLDLAVLAERGLLDGPQLRGQRVFDQETLNAFIALGPAAWNEARAQITHVLRHDVALLRDDVALRDMALIPQTAVELCRPVRPGGFTDFYASREHAETVGRLFRGPEAKLPPQYLHLPIGYHGRTSSIVVSGAPIVRPTGQFLPADATAPTCGPSRQLDFELEVGVFVGRGNAQGRPIPMNRAPNQMFGLVLVNDWSARDIQAWEYVPLGPFLGKNFATTISPWVVPLAALEPFRCEAPRQDPPPLPYLQTRGPQTWNLHLEVRLQAAGAAAPTTISRTNFRGMYWTLIQQLVHHTVGGCNLEPGDLLASGTVSGSAPDARGCLLELTERGTRPLQLAPGITRTWLDDGDTVTLTGWCAGDGYRVGFGECRGSITAAAPHEA; this comes from the coding sequence ATGCAGAGTCCACCCGCTCCGGCGCTGCGATCGTTTATCGACGTAGCGCCGGATTCGCATTTTCCGATTCAGAACCTGCCATACGGGATCTTTATCCCCCAGCCGGGGGAGCTGCCGCGCGTCGGCGTCGCAATCGGGGAATACGTACTCGACCTCGCAGTCCTGGCGGAGCGTGGCCTCCTGGACGGTCCGCAGCTACGTGGCCAACGCGTTTTCGACCAAGAGACACTCAACGCCTTCATCGCGCTGGGCCCGGCGGCCTGGAACGAGGCGCGCGCCCAGATCACGCACGTGTTGCGACACGACGTCGCGCTGCTGCGTGACGATGTGGCGCTGCGCGACATGGCCCTGATCCCCCAAACGGCGGTGGAGCTGTGTCGCCCGGTACGTCCCGGCGGCTTCACCGACTTCTACGCCTCGCGCGAACATGCCGAAACGGTCGGCCGACTTTTCCGTGGGCCCGAAGCGAAGCTCCCGCCGCAGTACCTGCACCTACCCATCGGCTACCACGGCCGTACCAGTTCGATTGTCGTGAGCGGTGCGCCGATTGTTCGTCCCACCGGTCAATTCCTGCCCGCTGACGCTACCGCGCCAACCTGTGGACCTTCACGGCAACTCGATTTCGAGCTGGAAGTCGGGGTGTTCGTCGGACGGGGGAATGCACAGGGACGCCCCATCCCGATGAACCGGGCACCCAATCAGATGTTCGGACTCGTGCTTGTGAATGACTGGAGTGCGCGCGACATTCAGGCCTGGGAGTACGTACCCCTGGGCCCGTTCCTCGGCAAGAACTTCGCCACCACGATCTCTCCGTGGGTGGTCCCGCTGGCGGCCCTCGAACCATTCCGATGCGAGGCCCCTCGCCAGGATCCGCCCCCTCTGCCTTACCTGCAAACCCGCGGCCCCCAAACGTGGAACCTGCACCTCGAGGTGAGGTTGCAAGCCGCTGGTGCAGCCGCACCCACAACCATCAGCCGGACCAACTTCCGCGGAATGTACTGGACGCTGATTCAACAGCTCGTGCATCACACCGTTGGCGGCTGCAACCTGGAGCCGGGGGATTTGCTCGCCAGTGGGACAGTCAGTGGTTCAGCGCCGGACGCACGTGGTTGCCTGCTTGAACTTACGGAACGCGGCACACGGCCATTGCAGTTGGCCCCCGGGATCACGCGCACGTGGCTCGATGATGGTGATACCGTGACACTGACGGGCTGGTGTGCGGGTGACGGCTACCGGGTAGGATTCGGGGAATGCCGCGGTTCCATAACCGCAGCCGCACCCCATGAAGCATGA